One window of the Shewanella maritima genome contains the following:
- a CDS encoding Tex family protein has translation MQSISHLIATELQVRQQQVESAIALLDDGATVPFVARYRKEATGGLDDTQLRQLDSRLTYLRDMEDRRQVILSSIEAQGKLAPELKQAILSADSKTRLEDLYLPYKPKRRTKGQIAIEAGIEPLVDDLLQDRSADIDAVAVNYLNEQAGFADVQAVKDGARFILMERYAEDAELIAKIRKHLNSQAQLKSRMVKGKDKEGAKFRDYFEHDEAITKVPSHRALAMLRGRNEGVLSLSLNADPNYEGEGSYCEVIIAEHFNLKFTDSSVDQWLKQVVNGTWRIKIALQMETEFVSKMREQAEAEAINVFARNLNDLLMAAPAGAKATMGLDPGLRTGVKVAIVDTTGKLVAHTTIFPHAPQNQWDKSLRTLANLVGMHKVDLIAVGNGTGSRETDKLASELMAMVKDKQPQLNKVMVSEAGASVYSASEFAANEFPDLDVSIRGAVSIARRLQDPLAELVKIEPKSIGVGQYQHDVSQSQLSQSLEGVVEDCVNRVGVDVNMASAPLLAQVAGLNKTLAKNIVDYRDQNGRFSERKQLLKVTRLGPKAYEQAAGFLRIPNAQNPLDASAVHPEAYSVVESIAADKQLPLAKLIGDSQTLSAIDAKAYVTEQFGLPTISDILAELDKPGRDPRGEFKTAAFKEGVETLADLKLDMILEGVVTNVTNFGAFVDVGVHQDGLVHISSLTDKFVSDPHTIVKAGDVVKVKVMEVDIERKRVGLSMRLDDKASAAKSAAKPGAKTGANKSKPQHKAHGKKSNYKAQKAPANAAMGNAFADAFAKLKK, from the coding sequence ATGCAATCTATCTCGCACCTAATTGCAACTGAGTTGCAAGTTCGTCAGCAGCAAGTTGAGTCTGCAATCGCCCTCTTGGATGATGGCGCAACCGTGCCGTTTGTGGCGCGTTATCGTAAAGAAGCAACTGGCGGCTTGGATGATACGCAACTGCGTCAATTAGATTCACGCCTGACCTATTTACGTGACATGGAAGATCGTCGTCAGGTGATTTTGTCGAGCATTGAGGCGCAAGGAAAGCTAGCCCCAGAGTTAAAGCAAGCCATTTTAAGCGCAGATAGTAAAACCCGATTAGAAGATTTATACCTGCCATATAAGCCAAAGCGCCGCACTAAAGGGCAAATTGCGATAGAAGCGGGCATTGAGCCTTTGGTTGATGATCTGCTGCAAGATCGCAGTGCAGATATTGATGCAGTAGCAGTAAACTATCTCAATGAGCAAGCAGGCTTTGCAGATGTGCAGGCAGTAAAAGACGGTGCACGTTTTATTTTGATGGAACGCTACGCAGAAGATGCGGAGCTTATTGCCAAAATCCGTAAGCATCTAAACTCTCAAGCTCAGCTTAAAAGCCGCATGGTGAAAGGCAAAGACAAAGAAGGCGCTAAATTCCGCGATTACTTTGAGCACGACGAAGCCATTACTAAGGTGCCATCTCACCGTGCGCTGGCGATGTTGCGTGGCCGCAATGAAGGCGTGTTAAGTTTGTCTCTGAATGCCGATCCTAACTATGAAGGTGAGGGCAGCTACTGCGAAGTAATTATTGCTGAACACTTTAATCTTAAGTTTACTGACTCCAGTGTTGATCAGTGGCTAAAACAAGTGGTTAATGGCACCTGGCGCATTAAGATTGCGCTGCAGATGGAAACTGAGTTTGTTAGCAAAATGCGCGAGCAAGCAGAAGCTGAAGCGATTAACGTATTTGCCCGCAACCTTAATGACCTGTTGATGGCCGCACCTGCAGGCGCCAAAGCGACCATGGGCTTAGACCCAGGGTTGCGTACTGGCGTGAAAGTGGCGATTGTCGACACCACAGGCAAGCTAGTGGCTCACACGACTATTTTCCCTCATGCACCGCAAAATCAATGGGACAAATCACTGCGTACCTTAGCTAATTTAGTCGGCATGCATAAGGTTGATTTAATTGCTGTGGGTAATGGTACTGGCTCGCGTGAGACAGATAAATTAGCTAGTGAGCTAATGGCGATGGTCAAAGACAAGCAGCCCCAATTAAACAAGGTGATGGTAAGCGAGGCGGGCGCATCTGTGTACTCAGCATCAGAATTTGCCGCCAATGAGTTCCCAGATTTAGATGTCTCTATTCGCGGCGCGGTATCTATTGCCCGCCGTTTGCAAGACCCGCTTGCTGAGTTGGTTAAAATTGAGCCTAAGTCAATCGGTGTGGGGCAGTATCAGCACGATGTTAGCCAAAGTCAGTTATCCCAGTCACTTGAAGGTGTGGTTGAAGATTGTGTTAACCGCGTAGGCGTAGATGTAAACATGGCGTCAGCACCACTACTTGCACAAGTGGCAGGCCTTAATAAGACACTGGCGAAAAACATTGTAGATTACCGTGACCAAAATGGCCGCTTTAGCGAGCGCAAGCAACTGCTAAAAGTGACCCGCTTAGGCCCTAAAGCTTATGAGCAAGCCGCTGGCTTCTTGCGTATCCCAAATGCGCAAAACCCGCTTGATGCCTCTGCTGTACACCCTGAAGCTTACAGTGTAGTCGAGTCGATTGCTGCGGATAAACAGCTGCCATTGGCCAAATTGATTGGTGACAGCCAAACCTTAAGCGCCATTGATGCTAAAGCGTATGTAACCGAGCAGTTTGGTTTGCCGACTATTAGTGACATCTTAGCCGAGCTAGATAAGCCTGGGCGCGACCCGCGTGGTGAGTTTAAAACTGCTGCGTTTAAAGAAGGCGTTGAAACTCTAGCTGACCTAAAACTCGATATGATTTTAGAAGGCGTGGTTACCAATGTGACTAACTTTGGTGCTTTTGTCGATGTCGGCGTGCATCAAGATGGTTTAGTGCATATTTCATCGCTAACTGACAAGTTTGTAAGTGACCCACACACCATAGTGAAAGCGGGTGATGTGGTGAAAGTGAAAGTGATGGAAGTGGACATTGAGCGTAAGCGTGTTGGTCTAAGTATGCGCTTAGATGATAAAGCTAGCGCTGCCAAATCTGCCGCAAAACCTGGGGCGAAAACTGGTGCCAATAAGAGCAAACCTCAGCATAAAGCTCATGGTAAGAAGTCTAACTATAAGGCGCAAAAAGCCCCAGCCAACGCAGCCATGGGCAATGCCTTTGCTGATGCGTTTGCTAAGCTGAAGAAGTAA
- a CDS encoding MtrB/PioB family decaheme-associated outer membrane protein: protein MSFKLNMITLAMTFAATPAMAANFAVGNANTDAVNFGKYECKRCTQAQGYTGEVSVHAGYNNVDDIHAGNALGTAEDGAIGAVSGDVRYQNDEGYQAKLQAHQLGMDNGFARFSAGKSGVYSVNLDYDSIKTYQAGNVESPFWHNNGMLTPSDTMRVFDLAKQREKIGLGVELKQDLFDAYIGYSQEDKTGHQSSSLVAPNPINFGLPIDARTKQLDAGINVSGDNWLTELAYQGSYYENKMNHISLPHLYDVQAATPDNQAHQVSLSGQYQLNRTVMSGRVATGRMIQDEDLVNVSGSPLQSWDGQVDTLDGRFAISSMLTNRLRLGASFAYSDRDNQSSTAEFTQYNYNSVTGTFRQNKPQDITRHTYKLNASYRIASGYRLQAGYDRKEVERTFSDREQTHDDSLWMKLNVRAFDKFNVSIKGEHANRSGSEYEASKDTSSENNALLRKYYLADRKRNAVELTINHTPNNWISVDLTTRYANDDYHNTQIGLTEAQDYGYDLNVNLQFSKNLSGYGFGGQQWINSNQAGSQSYGSADWQADVEDQFINLGAGLNYAGLMQDKLSLGIDYLFSNSISDTYPTTTDGQSLYYGDYYSYNHSATAYANYAISDEMALKLSYRYERYFDTDPANVEINGIPGMITLGDINHNYNAHQVMLSFTYKLR, encoded by the coding sequence ATGTCATTTAAATTAAACATGATTACCTTAGCCATGACCTTTGCAGCCACCCCTGCAATGGCCGCTAACTTTGCGGTGGGTAATGCCAATACTGACGCGGTGAACTTTGGCAAATATGAGTGTAAGCGTTGCACTCAGGCCCAAGGTTACACAGGTGAAGTGAGTGTGCACGCAGGTTACAACAATGTGGATGATATCCATGCGGGTAATGCCCTCGGCACAGCAGAAGATGGCGCCATTGGCGCAGTTAGCGGTGATGTGCGTTACCAAAACGATGAAGGCTACCAAGCTAAGCTGCAAGCCCATCAGTTAGGTATGGATAACGGCTTTGCCCGCTTTAGCGCCGGTAAGTCGGGTGTGTACAGCGTCAATCTTGACTACGACAGCATCAAAACCTATCAAGCTGGTAATGTTGAAAGCCCATTTTGGCACAACAACGGTATGCTGACGCCATCAGATACGATGCGTGTCTTTGACCTCGCCAAACAGCGCGAGAAAATCGGCCTAGGTGTAGAGTTAAAACAAGACCTGTTTGATGCCTATATCGGTTACAGCCAGGAAGATAAAACCGGTCACCAATCAAGCTCACTGGTTGCCCCTAACCCAATCAACTTTGGCTTGCCGATTGATGCGCGCACTAAGCAATTAGATGCTGGCATTAACGTCTCGGGCGATAACTGGTTAACGGAGCTGGCTTATCAAGGCAGCTACTATGAGAACAAAATGAACCACATCAGCTTGCCACACCTTTACGATGTGCAAGCCGCAACCCCTGACAATCAAGCCCATCAGGTGTCACTGTCGGGTCAGTACCAGCTTAACCGCACCGTCATGAGTGGCCGTGTCGCCACGGGGCGCATGATTCAAGATGAAGACTTAGTGAATGTCTCTGGTAGCCCACTACAAAGCTGGGATGGCCAGGTTGATACCCTTGATGGCCGCTTTGCTATCAGCTCGATGCTCACTAATCGTCTGCGCCTTGGGGCAAGCTTTGCCTACAGCGACCGTGACAACCAAAGCTCAACCGCTGAGTTTACCCAGTACAACTACAACAGTGTGACGGGCACCTTTAGGCAGAATAAGCCACAAGACATTACCCGTCATACCTACAAGTTAAACGCTAGCTACCGCATTGCTAGCGGCTACCGTTTGCAAGCCGGTTACGACCGTAAAGAAGTCGAGCGCACCTTTAGCGACCGTGAGCAAACCCATGACGACAGTCTATGGATGAAGCTGAACGTTCGTGCCTTTGACAAGTTCAATGTCAGCATCAAAGGTGAGCACGCTAACCGCAGCGGCAGTGAGTATGAGGCAAGCAAAGACACCTCATCTGAAAATAATGCCCTGCTACGCAAATACTACCTTGCTGACCGCAAACGCAATGCAGTCGAGTTAACCATTAATCACACGCCTAACAACTGGATAAGTGTCGACTTAACCACCCGTTATGCCAATGACGATTACCACAACACCCAAATCGGCTTAACTGAAGCGCAAGACTATGGCTATGACCTCAACGTCAATCTGCAATTCAGTAAGAACCTAAGCGGTTACGGTTTTGGTGGCCAGCAGTGGATTAACTCAAACCAGGCCGGTAGCCAAAGCTATGGCAGTGCCGACTGGCAAGCAGATGTAGAAGACCAATTTATCAACCTGGGTGCTGGACTTAACTATGCCGGCCTTATGCAGGACAAGCTCAGCCTAGGTATCGACTATCTGTTTAGTAATTCGATAAGTGACACTTATCCAACAACCACAGATGGCCAAAGCCTCTACTACGGCGACTACTACTCGTATAACCACAGCGCGACAGCCTATGCCAATTACGCCATCAGTGATGAGATGGCGCTAAAACTGAGCTACCGCTATGAACGCTATTTCGATACCGACCCAGCCAATGTAGAGATCAATGGTATTCCGGGGATGATCACCCTAGGCGATATCAACCACAACTATAACGCTCACCAAGTGATGCTGTCGTTTACCTACAAGTTGCGTTAA
- a CDS encoding DmsE family decaheme c-type cytochrome: MKSIVKSLAVTALLGLALVSSAHATPWKNLDAEQLEATLVKKFSEGKYSSKGADSCLMCHKKNDTVTAIFDGVHGQINNSKSPMAGLQCEACHGPQGKHNRGGKEPMISFGKDSKLSASAQNSVCQGCHNDPKQMAWHTSTHNLEEIACADCHVVHAANDPALDKLSVNDTCTSCHTKEKADMNKRSSHPMKWDQMTCVDCHAPHGSMNESALMQPTVNDTCYSCHAEKRGPFLWEHAPVTENCVSCHNPHGSVNDNMLDNRAPQLCQQCHAPDGHASRVVPEPGMDAFGGAKSCLNCHSQIHGSNHPSGSLLQR; encoded by the coding sequence ATGAAATCAATCGTTAAATCACTCGCAGTTACTGCGCTACTTGGCCTTGCCCTGGTTAGCAGTGCCCACGCAACACCGTGGAAAAATCTAGATGCTGAACAGTTAGAGGCCACTTTGGTTAAAAAGTTCAGCGAAGGTAAATATTCCTCTAAAGGGGCAGACTCCTGCCTCATGTGTCACAAGAAAAACGACACAGTGACCGCCATCTTTGATGGTGTCCACGGCCAAATCAATAACAGCAAATCGCCTATGGCGGGGTTGCAGTGTGAAGCCTGCCACGGCCCACAAGGTAAGCATAATCGTGGCGGTAAAGAGCCGATGATTAGCTTTGGTAAAGACAGCAAGCTGAGCGCCAGTGCACAAAACAGCGTATGTCAGGGCTGTCACAACGACCCGAAACAAATGGCTTGGCATACCAGTACCCACAATCTTGAAGAGATTGCCTGTGCTGATTGCCATGTGGTTCATGCTGCCAACGACCCTGCGCTAGATAAACTCAGCGTCAATGACACCTGCACCTCATGTCACACCAAAGAAAAAGCCGACATGAACAAACGCTCATCACACCCAATGAAGTGGGACCAGATGACCTGTGTTGATTGTCATGCTCCGCACGGCTCAATGAACGAAAGCGCCTTGATGCAACCAACGGTTAATGACACCTGTTACAGCTGTCACGCTGAAAAACGTGGCCCATTCCTATGGGAGCATGCGCCAGTGACTGAAAACTGCGTCTCATGTCATAACCCACACGGCAGCGTCAACGACAACATGCTTGATAACCGTGCACCTCAGTTATGTCAGCAATGTCACGCGCCAGACGGTCACGCTTCTCGCGTGGTACCTGAGCCAGGTATGGATGCATTTGGCGGCGCTAAGAGCTGCTTGAACTGCCACAGCCAAATCCATGGCTCTAACCACCCATCTGGCAGCCTGCTGCAACGCTAA
- a CDS encoding DMSO/selenate family reductase complex B subunit produces MSENKQYCFYVDTTKCTGCKACHVSCKDRQGDIVRKGNNPKEQGVPALNGVNWRRVYEYGGGVWSVDPNTGTFEQDVFTHYTSIGCNHCSEPVCVKACPTGAMHKRREDGLVHVATELCVGCSSCAKACPYDAPQLDTERKVMTKCDGCFDRLQEGKQPICVESCPMRAIDFGTREELEAKYGVGDNHAAPLPPESITSPNLIVKANKNSGRQGQVLNFAEV; encoded by the coding sequence ATGAGCGAAAATAAACAATACTGTTTCTATGTTGACACCACTAAATGTACTGGTTGCAAAGCGTGTCACGTATCTTGTAAAGATCGCCAAGGCGACATCGTTCGCAAAGGCAACAACCCAAAAGAGCAAGGCGTTCCTGCACTTAATGGCGTTAACTGGCGTCGTGTGTACGAATATGGCGGCGGTGTTTGGAGCGTAGACCCAAATACTGGTACGTTTGAGCAAGACGTATTTACCCACTACACCTCAATTGGTTGTAACCACTGTAGCGAGCCTGTGTGTGTCAAAGCATGCCCTACAGGCGCAATGCACAAACGTCGCGAAGATGGCCTAGTGCACGTAGCCACTGAGTTATGTGTAGGCTGTAGCAGCTGCGCTAAAGCGTGCCCATACGATGCGCCACAGCTCGATACTGAGCGCAAGGTAATGACCAAGTGTGACGGTTGTTTTGACCGTCTACAAGAAGGCAAGCAGCCTATCTGTGTTGAATCTTGCCCAATGCGCGCTATCGACTTTGGTACTCGCGAAGAGCTTGAAGCAAAATACGGAGTCGGTGACAACCACGCTGCGCCGCTTCCGCCAGAGAGCATCACATCACCGAACCTGATTGTGAAAGCAAATAAAAACTCTGGACGCCAAGGCCAAGTACTAAACTTCGCTGAAGTGTAA
- a CDS encoding LTA synthase family protein produces the protein MLLGNKPSTVTFGDSPSRNPFAVIFYFAIIALAVMTVSRLGLAFLYADRISEADGWLHLFTQGLRVDFASLCWAFGIAALGTALFSGDHLVGRVWNWVLRIWLVALLWLVVFLEASTPSFLEEYGFRPNRLYVEYLIYPKEVFSMLWTSRKLEMILSGVITVLTLWAGWHLSGKFTSKLSFPKWHWRPVLAILVIAVSLLGARSTLGHRPLNPALVSFSSDPLVNSLVVNSNYSLFFAIKQMSGEKDASNVYSSMPTQDIIDIVRQESGRPASAFVSESIPTLTYNEASYQGKPKNLVIILQESMGAQYVGSLGGLPLTPNIDELSKEGWFFDNLYATGTRSVRGIEAVVTGFTPTPAAAVVKLGKSQTGFFSLAEFLADKGYSTQFIYGGESHFDNMRSFFLGNGFTEIVDQDDYPNPAYVASWGVSDEDLLFRAHEEFEQKHQQGQPFFSLVFTSTNHEPYDYPEGRIEPYEEPAFTVKNAVKYADYAVGEFFKKAKQADYWKDTVFVIVADHDNRVGGNNLVPIPRFRIPGLIIGGGVEPKLDERVVSQIDMGPTLLSLIGASGNYPMLGRDLTKQPQDWPGRALMQYGQNFGLMEGNQVTMLQPQGPAETYTYERDTEQLTSLPVDEQQAERALAWILWGSHAYNNYLYKSQDSTSELSESSQVLAK, from the coding sequence ATGCTGCTTGGTAATAAACCCAGCACTGTCACCTTTGGTGATAGTCCTTCACGCAACCCATTTGCCGTTATTTTCTATTTTGCCATTATCGCTCTAGCTGTCATGACCGTGAGCCGTTTAGGTTTAGCGTTTTTGTATGCCGATCGTATAAGCGAAGCTGATGGTTGGCTGCATTTGTTCACCCAAGGTCTAAGGGTCGATTTTGCATCACTTTGCTGGGCTTTTGGTATTGCAGCTTTAGGTACAGCTTTATTCTCTGGCGATCATCTAGTAGGCCGAGTATGGAACTGGGTTTTAAGAATTTGGTTAGTGGCACTTTTGTGGTTAGTGGTGTTTCTTGAAGCGTCGACACCGTCGTTTCTAGAAGAGTATGGGTTTAGACCTAACCGCTTGTACGTGGAATACCTAATTTATCCAAAAGAAGTGTTCTCTATGCTGTGGACGAGTCGCAAGCTGGAGATGATTTTATCCGGGGTGATAACGGTGCTTACTCTTTGGGCTGGTTGGCACTTGTCTGGAAAATTTACCAGCAAACTCTCGTTCCCTAAATGGCACTGGCGACCAGTTCTCGCTATTTTAGTCATTGCAGTGTCCCTGCTTGGTGCGCGCTCGACTTTAGGCCACAGACCGCTTAACCCCGCACTGGTGTCATTTTCTAGCGATCCGTTAGTTAACTCTTTAGTGGTCAATTCAAATTACTCACTATTCTTCGCGATTAAGCAAATGAGTGGTGAAAAAGATGCCAGCAATGTTTATTCAAGTATGCCGACTCAAGACATTATTGATATTGTGCGCCAAGAAAGCGGCCGCCCAGCAAGTGCGTTTGTTTCTGAGTCTATTCCTACACTGACATATAATGAGGCAAGCTATCAGGGTAAACCAAAGAATTTAGTGATTATTCTGCAAGAGAGTATGGGCGCGCAATATGTTGGTAGTTTGGGCGGCTTACCACTAACGCCGAATATCGATGAATTATCTAAAGAGGGTTGGTTTTTCGATAACCTCTACGCCACAGGTACTCGCAGTGTGCGCGGTATTGAGGCCGTTGTCACAGGCTTTACGCCGACACCTGCGGCTGCGGTAGTGAAGTTAGGTAAGAGTCAAACTGGCTTTTTCAGCTTGGCAGAGTTTCTAGCTGACAAAGGTTATTCGACCCAATTCATTTATGGCGGTGAAAGCCATTTCGATAACATGCGCAGTTTCTTTTTGGGTAACGGCTTTACCGAGATTGTTGATCAAGATGATTATCCAAACCCAGCCTATGTCGCCTCATGGGGCGTGTCAGATGAAGATTTACTGTTTAGAGCTCATGAAGAATTTGAGCAGAAGCATCAGCAAGGTCAGCCTTTCTTTAGCTTAGTGTTTACCTCAACCAATCATGAGCCATATGACTATCCTGAGGGGCGTATTGAACCTTATGAAGAGCCAGCGTTTACGGTCAAAAATGCGGTGAAATATGCAGACTATGCTGTGGGTGAGTTTTTCAAAAAAGCTAAGCAAGCCGATTATTGGAAGGACACTGTATTTGTGATAGTTGCCGATCACGATAACCGAGTTGGTGGTAATAATTTAGTGCCCATTCCGCGTTTTCGTATTCCGGGGCTAATTATTGGTGGCGGCGTTGAGCCCAAACTTGATGAACGCGTTGTGAGTCAAATTGATATGGGGCCTACATTGCTATCGCTTATCGGTGCATCTGGCAATTATCCAATGCTGGGGCGTGATTTAACCAAACAGCCGCAAGATTGGCCTGGTAGAGCCTTGATGCAGTACGGGCAAAACTTTGGCTTGATGGAAGGTAATCAGGTGACTATGTTGCAACCTCAGGGCCCGGCAGAAACCTATACTTATGAAAGAGACACTGAACAGCTAACGAGTTTACCTGTGGATGAGCAACAAGCTGAAAGAGCATTGGCATGGATTCTTTGGGGCAGTCATGCCTATAACAATTATCTGTATAAATCCCAGGATTCGACATCTGAATTAAGCGAAAGCAGTCAGGTGTTAGCTAAATAA
- a CDS encoding DMSO/selenate family reductase complex A subunit: protein MERRSFLKASAALGCAATVTGCKTSSDDPNVNPPQPPVKEDLTWSACLVNCGSNCPVRVYSRDGVITRVETDHEVEDEYGMHQVRACARGRSLRQRTYAPDRLKSPMKRVGKRGEGKFVPITWDEAASTIAGKMKSIIDTHGNKALFRSYGSGAYYGFASNACFNRLFNLVGGCLQYYGNYSWAQQQEAAKHMYGSSSTKGSSTVTLDSSDYLLGFAYNPSEIRQSGSGEGYDYLQALQRSNGLKVTLIDPRYTDSMLGKESDWLPIRPGTDAALAEAIAYQMISSGWVDANSLDFINKFSVGYDAASIQAQKDLFAASSDAKEQEYAQHMDPAQNYHDYILGLNAFADQGARTPDWAAKITGISATKIKQIADDLMGSQAPYIIAGAGVNRQANGEQTVRAIYMLSVLAGKIGVDGSSNGELPKMTSMYRAGIPSGSNPVKERISFFTWSEAIHNGENMTARTHGITGTDDLDTPLGTNIKMIISASDSSLLNQHAEINHTANILADESGVELIVSCDCWMTPGAKFADIIIPDTTWLESNDLVNDSYASGSLDYITAMSAAVEPIWDCKSMYEVAALIAEKMGVGNEFTEGRTEEEWLEHLYQQTRDSASNAGVEPAFPATYKEAQEIGFFRRNKHERFVAMDSYVNQGQALSTPSGKIEIYSAELAWRAANWTQNKWKGDTITAIPQYTVTWDGYEDEDTKDAYPLQLAGYHTKGRTHSSYHNVPWLREAVEDAVWMNPMDAQQYGVTSGSKVEMYNDRGSIEVVVRVTPRVAPGIVALGQGAWYQADENGRKGTTGKVIDVGGAINSLTRYAPSPVAKGNPQHTNRVQIRAIV, encoded by the coding sequence ATGGAACGTAGAAGCTTTTTAAAAGCCAGTGCAGCACTGGGTTGTGCTGCAACCGTAACTGGTTGTAAAACCAGTTCTGATGACCCAAACGTTAACCCACCGCAACCACCGGTAAAAGAAGACCTAACCTGGTCAGCTTGCTTGGTTAACTGTGGCTCTAACTGTCCAGTTCGCGTGTATAGCCGTGATGGTGTTATCACACGTGTTGAAACTGATCATGAAGTTGAAGATGAATACGGCATGCATCAGGTACGTGCATGTGCTCGTGGTCGCTCGTTGCGTCAGCGCACTTATGCACCAGATCGCTTAAAAAGCCCAATGAAACGAGTGGGTAAGCGCGGTGAAGGTAAGTTTGTACCTATTACATGGGACGAAGCTGCAAGCACAATTGCTGGCAAAATGAAGTCAATCATTGACACCCACGGCAACAAGGCGCTTTTCCGCAGCTATGGTTCTGGTGCTTACTACGGTTTTGCATCAAATGCTTGTTTCAACCGTTTATTCAACCTCGTTGGTGGCTGTCTGCAATACTACGGTAACTACTCTTGGGCACAGCAGCAAGAAGCTGCTAAGCACATGTACGGTAGCAGCTCAACCAAAGGCTCATCGACTGTTACACTAGACAGCAGTGACTACCTACTTGGTTTTGCATACAACCCAAGTGAGATCCGCCAATCTGGTTCAGGTGAAGGTTACGACTACCTGCAAGCACTGCAACGTAGCAATGGTTTGAAAGTGACCCTAATCGACCCTCGTTACACTGACTCTATGTTAGGTAAAGAGTCTGACTGGTTACCTATCCGCCCTGGTACTGACGCGGCATTAGCTGAAGCAATTGCTTACCAAATGATCAGCTCAGGTTGGGTTGACGCTAACTCACTCGACTTTATCAACAAGTTCTCAGTTGGTTACGACGCAGCTTCTATCCAGGCTCAAAAAGACCTATTCGCAGCTAGCAGTGATGCGAAAGAGCAAGAATACGCTCAGCACATGGACCCTGCGCAAAACTACCATGACTACATCTTGGGCCTTAATGCATTTGCCGACCAGGGTGCGCGCACACCGGATTGGGCAGCGAAGATCACTGGTATTTCTGCAACTAAAATCAAACAGATTGCAGACGACCTAATGGGTTCACAAGCACCTTACATCATTGCTGGTGCTGGTGTTAACCGTCAGGCAAACGGTGAGCAAACTGTACGCGCAATCTACATGCTAAGCGTACTTGCCGGTAAGATTGGTGTTGATGGTTCATCAAATGGTGAGCTTCCGAAAATGACCAGCATGTACCGCGCCGGTATTCCTTCTGGTTCAAACCCAGTTAAAGAGCGCATTTCATTCTTTACCTGGAGTGAAGCAATCCACAACGGCGAGAACATGACTGCTCGTACCCACGGTATTACAGGTACTGATGACCTAGACACGCCACTTGGTACTAACATCAAGATGATCATCTCAGCTTCTGATAGCTCACTATTGAACCAACACGCTGAAATCAATCACACAGCCAACATTCTGGCTGATGAAAGCGGCGTTGAGCTAATCGTATCTTGTGATTGCTGGATGACTCCAGGCGCCAAGTTTGCCGACATCATCATTCCAGATACCACATGGTTAGAGTCGAACGATCTCGTCAACGACTCATACGCTTCAGGTTCACTAGACTACATCACTGCCATGAGCGCAGCGGTAGAGCCTATTTGGGACTGTAAGTCGATGTACGAAGTTGCAGCGCTTATTGCTGAAAAAATGGGCGTAGGTAACGAGTTTACTGAAGGTCGCACTGAAGAAGAATGGTTAGAGCACCTATACCAACAGACTCGCGATAGCGCATCAAATGCCGGTGTTGAACCAGCATTCCCAGCAACTTATAAAGAAGCACAAGAAATTGGTTTCTTCCGCCGCAACAAGCATGAGCGCTTTGTTGCTATGGACAGCTACGTTAACCAAGGTCAAGCGTTATCTACTCCATCAGGCAAGATTGAGATCTACTCAGCTGAGCTTGCATGGCGCGCGGCTAACTGGACGCAAAACAAGTGGAAAGGTGACACCATCACAGCTATCCCTCAGTACACAGTGACTTGGGATGGTTATGAAGACGAAGACACCAAAGATGCATACCCACTGCAGTTAGCGGGTTACCACACTAAAGGCCGTACTCACTCAAGCTACCACAATGTACCTTGGCTGCGTGAAGCGGTTGAAGATGCGGTTTGGATGAACCCAATGGACGCACAACAATACGGCGTAACTTCAGGTAGCAAGGTTGAGATGTACAACGACCGTGGCTCAATTGAAGTTGTGGTTCGTGTAACACCACGCGTTGCGCCTGGCATTGTTGCCCTAGGTCAAGGTGCTTGGTACCAAGCTGATGAAAACGGCAGAAAAGGCACGACAGGCAAGGTAATCGACGTGGGAGGCGCTATCAACTCGCTAACTCGCTATGCCCCTAGCCCTGTGGCGAAAGGTAACCCACAGCACACTAACCGTGTTCAAATTCGCGCAATCGTTTAA
- a CDS encoding YHS domain-containing (seleno)protein, giving the protein MNKLLIGFIALLLMGCTSLAKEPVYNDEGVAVNGYDVVAYFTQDKAVKGSSDFASSYNGNQWYFASAQHKALFDKTPEKYAPQYGGYCAYAMSSGFVVSTDPEAFTVFQDKLYLNYSLSVRENWLKNKVQFIEEADGHWQEKLSK; this is encoded by the coding sequence ATGAACAAACTACTAATCGGATTTATCGCACTATTATTAATGGGCTGTACCAGTTTGGCTAAGGAGCCTGTTTATAACGACGAAGGTGTAGCGGTAAATGGCTATGATGTTGTCGCGTATTTCACTCAAGATAAAGCAGTGAAAGGCTCCAGCGATTTTGCCAGCAGTTATAATGGCAATCAGTGGTATTTCGCCTCTGCACAGCACAAAGCCTTATTTGATAAAACGCCAGAAAAGTATGCGCCGCAGTATGGTGGCTACTGCGCTTATGCGATGAGTAGTGGTTTTGTTGTCAGTACAGATCCTGAAGCATTCACTGTATTTCAAGACAAGTTGTACCTGAACTACAGCCTCAGCGTGCGTGAGAACTGGTTAAAGAATAAAGTGCAGTTTATTGAAGAAGCTGACGGCCACTGGCAGGAAAAGCTCAGCAAGTAA